GACGATGTTGTTGCCGTAGGCGCCGCCCCAGCCGGCCTCCACGACCGTGCCCGCGCCCACCGCGTGGACCGAGGTGCCGCTGGCGGCGTGGAAGTCGATGCCGGTGTGGCTGCCGGAGGACCACAGGCCGCTGCTCGCTTTGTACGCGGTGGACACGTACGAGCCGGTGACCGGAATGACGAAGGCGTTCAGGCGCTTGCGCTCGGCCGCACGGGCGGCGCGCTCCTTGGCCTCGCGCTCGGCCTTGGCCTTGGCGGCTGCCTTGCGCCGGTCCTCCTCGGCCTTCTTCTCGGCTTCGGCCTCGGCCTTCTTCTTCGCGGCGGCCTCGTCGGCGGCCTGCTGCTGGGCGGCGGCCTGCGCGTCGATCTGCTCCGCGAGGGAGTCACCGATGGCGATGGCCTTGGTCAGGCCGGTCTGCTCCACAGCCGCGTCGTCGGCGGCGAAGGCGGGGGCGGCGAGGCCTCCGATGACACCGGTCGTGGTGAGCGCGGCGACGCCGGCGACCTGCGCGGTGGTGCGCGTGAGACGGCTCGGGCGACGGTGCTTCCCGGTCGCACGGGTGAACGCCATGGGGTGGCTGATCCTTTCCTTCCTTCTCGCCTACCGGGTTAGCTGACGGGTTCGGAGCAGGAAGGTCTCCTACGGACCCCCTTCAGGGAAGGGCGTCCGATTCACCCCAGGGACGGTGGGTCCCCGGCTCCCCCGGCTCGCGCCTTGGGGGACTCGGCGATGACTGTCCGGTGCCACGGGCGCGGCGTGCTTCTGGCGGACAGCCGGACCGACGCTAAGCGGGGCAACTTTCAATCAACAAACGGAACCGGGCTTTTGTAGCGCATGCCACAGGGCAGACAGGCAACCACTGGTTCAATTCAGACAA
The DNA window shown above is from Streptomyces sp. NBC_01445 and carries:
- a CDS encoding M23 family metallopeptidase — its product is MAFTRATGKHRRPSRLTRTTAQVAGVAALTTTGVIGGLAAPAFAADDAAVEQTGLTKAIAIGDSLAEQIDAQAAAQQQAADEAAAKKKAEAEAEKKAEEDRRKAAAKAKAEREAKERAARAAERKRLNAFVIPVTGSYVSTAYKASSGLWSSGSHTGIDFHAASGTSVHAVGAGTVVEAGWGGAYGNNIVIKMNDGTYTQYGHLSSIGVSVGRTVTPGQQIGLSGATGNVTGPHLHFEARTSPEYGSDIDPVAYLRSHGVNV